Proteins encoded within one genomic window of Companilactobacillus zhachilii:
- a CDS encoding ABC transporter ATP-binding protein, protein MAYIEVRNESKRYHMGETTIVANNNLSFDVDKGKLTVILGPSGAGKSTVLNILGGMDTPTEGQVIIDGTDIATFSERELTTYRRNDVGFIFQFYNLIPNLTTKENVELASAIVKDALDATSTLQAVGLGDRIDNFPSQLSGGEQQRVAIARALAKNPKLLLCDEPTGALDYETGKQVLALLQNASRLNNKTVIVITHNSALAKMADRVIRIHDAKVQSIEDNPYPTPVQDIEW, encoded by the coding sequence ATGGCATACATTGAAGTTAGAAATGAATCGAAACGTTATCACATGGGAGAAACGACGATTGTTGCTAATAATAATCTGAGTTTTGATGTGGACAAAGGTAAATTAACTGTAATCTTAGGACCAAGTGGTGCTGGTAAATCGACAGTTCTTAATATTTTAGGGGGTATGGATACACCGACTGAAGGTCAAGTAATTATCGACGGGACCGATATTGCTACTTTCTCAGAACGTGAATTGACGACTTATCGCCGGAATGATGTTGGTTTTATTTTTCAGTTTTATAACTTGATACCTAATTTAACAACCAAGGAGAATGTGGAATTAGCTTCAGCAATTGTTAAAGATGCTTTGGATGCCACTAGTACCTTGCAGGCAGTTGGGTTAGGTGATCGAATCGATAATTTTCCTTCTCAACTATCTGGTGGTGAACAACAACGTGTTGCGATTGCTAGAGCTTTAGCCAAAAATCCTAAATTATTGTTGTGTGATGAGCCGACTGGTGCGCTTGATTATGAAACTGGTAAGCAAGTTTTAGCCTTGTTACAAAATGCTAGTCGTTTAAATAATAAGACCGTGATTGTCATTACTCACAATTCAGCCTTAGCCAAGATGGCTGATCGAGTGATTCGGATTCATGATGCCAAAGTTCAGTCGATTGAAGATAACCCTTACCCTACTCCAGTCCAAGATATTGAATGGTAG
- a CDS encoding MerR family transcriptional regulator, which translates to MPVEIERKYRIGDFSELIGLNSPTLRYYEKEGLIKPHRTENGVRYYTDLDAKWVRFLLHLKSTGMTIEQLKRYVKLRAEGDSTINQRIELLEEVRRNFEVEFQQMQDSWTILNDKLDWYKGKMGGHIEDSEQFSDYLQSLNHGYLEER; encoded by the coding sequence ATGCCAGTAGAAATTGAAAGAAAATATCGTATCGGTGATTTTTCTGAATTAATTGGTTTGAATAGTCCCACACTTCGTTATTATGAAAAAGAAGGCCTGATCAAACCACATCGAACAGAAAATGGTGTCCGCTATTATACTGATTTAGATGCTAAGTGGGTCCGTTTCTTGTTACATTTGAAGAGTACAGGGATGACGATTGAACAGTTGAAACGTTATGTTAAATTACGTGCAGAAGGCGATTCAACCATCAATCAACGTATTGAGTTACTCGAAGAAGTTCGTCGTAATTTTGAAGTCGAATTTCAACAAATGCAAGATAGCTGGACAATTTTAAACGATAAGCTCGATTGGTATAAAGGTAAGATGGGCGGACATATCGAAGATAGTGAACAGTTCTCTGATTACTTGCAGAGCTTGAATCATGGATATTTAGAAGAACGATAG
- a CDS encoding NAD(P)H-binding protein produces MTKKVLILGAASQISHYLIPDLLEQTDAQLTLFARNAQNRLKEYQSKTKIIDGDWTNSEELLAALKGQDIVYLATVPNTKTSEVIVRTMKQANVKRLIVAGGLGIFDEVAGKFGEWNARMIGDYSAIKEASFTLCDKDLDVTFLRMSWLYDQDNNTKYEIVPEGKPYKGTQVTRQAVAQLITNIVKKPSLYNNQNIGVVEPNTEWDKPSFY; encoded by the coding sequence ATGACAAAAAAAGTTTTGATTTTAGGCGCGGCGAGTCAAATTAGTCATTATTTGATTCCCGATTTATTGGAGCAAACAGATGCACAATTGACCTTATTTGCTCGAAATGCTCAAAATCGTTTAAAAGAATATCAAAGTAAGACCAAAATTATTGATGGCGATTGGACCAATTCAGAAGAGTTATTAGCAGCCTTAAAGGGACAAGATATTGTCTATTTAGCGACTGTTCCTAATACTAAGACTTCAGAAGTAATCGTTAGGACAATGAAACAAGCCAATGTTAAGCGTCTGATAGTCGCTGGTGGATTAGGTATTTTCGATGAGGTCGCTGGCAAATTTGGTGAATGGAATGCTCGAATGATTGGTGACTATTCAGCGATAAAAGAGGCTTCCTTTACCTTGTGTGATAAAGATTTAGACGTAACCTTTTTGAGAATGTCTTGGCTATACGACCAAGATAATAATACGAAATATGAAATTGTTCCTGAAGGTAAACCCTACAAAGGAACACAAGTAACTAGACAAGCAGTGGCACAATTGATTACAAATATAGTCAAAAAGCCATCGCTTTATAACAACCAAAACATCGGTGTCGTTGAACCCAATACAGAATGGGACAAACCATCGTTTTACTAA
- a CDS encoding cupin domain-containing protein encodes MAKNEELKTNGVFPVGDKNDAYAQYFIGQSYLKGLVSPEDNIDFGIGNVTFEPGCRNDWHIHHDGYQILLVTGGEGWYQEWGKPAQLLKQGDVVVIKEGVKHWHGATKDSWFSHVAITKGTSEWLEKVTDEEYNQL; translated from the coding sequence ATGGCAAAAAATGAAGAATTAAAAACAAATGGAGTTTTCCCAGTTGGGGATAAGAATGATGCATATGCACAATACTTTATCGGACAAAGTTATCTCAAAGGGTTAGTGAGTCCGGAAGATAATATTGATTTTGGTATCGGTAATGTAACTTTTGAACCAGGTTGTCGCAACGATTGGCACATTCACCATGATGGTTATCAAATTCTTTTGGTAACTGGTGGTGAAGGCTGGTATCAAGAATGGGGCAAACCCGCACAATTATTGAAACAAGGTGACGTCGTTGTTATCAAAGAAGGCGTTAAACATTGGCATGGTGCAACTAAAGACAGTTGGTTCAGTCATGTAGCTATTACTAAAGGTACGTCAGAATGGCTCGAAAAAGTTACTGACGAAGAATATAACCAATTATAA
- a CDS encoding ABC transporter ATP-binding protein encodes MSTVLTNITKSYDSEKDVLTDVNAEIKTGEFFVIVGPSGCGKSTLLRMIAGLTPISEGEIRINDELVNDLPPKDRNLTMVFQSYALFPFLNVWDNVAFGLKARKNTSQSEIEERVNDALKMVNLEDLKDRKPRELSGGQRQRVALARAVASDAKICLMDEPLSNLDAQLRIKMRQEIYALQRKLGLTLIYVTHDQVEAMTMADHIMVLHDSKVQQIGTPAEIYKYPANEFVASFFGVPPINILPAVKVSDSRINVNNDFEVDIDQQVPNHDLKVGIRPNELTLEKTDELHANASVKAIEFLGDEKIVYIKMSSNDLEISAIVASDAEFKAYDTIKVTATNNVILFNGDGVNITKNAEDLVNA; translated from the coding sequence ATGTCTACAGTATTAACTAATATTACGAAGAGCTACGATTCAGAAAAAGATGTGTTGACTGATGTTAACGCCGAGATTAAAACCGGGGAATTTTTTGTAATCGTTGGCCCATCAGGTTGTGGTAAAAGTACATTGTTACGAATGATTGCTGGTCTAACACCAATCAGTGAAGGTGAGATTCGTATTAACGATGAACTTGTTAACGACTTACCACCTAAGGACCGTAATTTAACAATGGTTTTCCAAAGCTATGCTTTGTTCCCATTTTTGAATGTTTGGGATAATGTTGCCTTTGGTCTTAAAGCGCGTAAGAACACTTCTCAATCTGAAATTGAAGAACGTGTAAATGATGCTTTGAAGATGGTTAATTTGGAAGATTTGAAAGACAGAAAGCCTCGTGAACTTTCTGGTGGACAAAGACAACGTGTGGCCTTAGCTCGTGCTGTAGCTAGTGATGCCAAGATTTGTTTGATGGATGAACCGCTATCTAACTTGGATGCGCAATTGCGTATTAAGATGCGTCAAGAAATCTATGCTTTACAAAGAAAATTGGGATTAACTTTAATTTACGTTACTCATGATCAAGTGGAAGCTATGACAATGGCTGACCACATCATGGTTTTACATGATTCAAAGGTTCAACAAATTGGAACTCCGGCCGAAATTTATAAGTATCCAGCTAATGAATTTGTGGCTAGTTTCTTCGGGGTTCCACCAATCAATATCTTGCCTGCAGTCAAAGTTTCTGACAGCCGTATCAATGTTAATAATGATTTTGAAGTTGATATTGATCAACAAGTTCCAAACCATGATTTAAAGGTTGGTATCAGACCAAACGAATTGACGCTTGAAAAGACAGATGAATTGCATGCCAATGCTTCTGTTAAAGCCATTGAATTTTTAGGTGATGAAAAAATCGTCTACATCAAGATGAGTAGTAATGACCTTGAAATTTCCGCTATTGTTGCTAGTGATGCTGAATTTAAGGCTTATGACACTATTAAGGTAACTGCCACTAACAACGTTATCTTATTCAATGGCGATGGGGTAAATATCACAAAAAATGCGGAGGATTTGGTCAATGCTTAA
- a CDS encoding ABC transporter permease, giving the protein MSPLTRNMWRDIRKSKGRFIAIILIIMLGVLIFVGVKAAGPSLNDSLNKTVADKNLSDIQVISTTGFSETDLKLARKVPGAQVEATKMKYVIGGKSKVAVALYGYDDDAKQNQLIMRSGRLPQKANEVVLDKNAKSKYSYKIGQTFKFANDSGLKQKNYKIVGFADSPQFIDNQSRGATNIADGQVQLFAYIPQSQLDMSVATMLNLHFNSLKDKNTFSDSYKDSVDKKLSILKRKFKDRDYQRTTEVTADYLKQFDQQQAQLDQLRAIDPQMASQQQVKLNEARTKALKKAKTTYTWQTREDLPGFSAYGESSDRIAAIANVFPVFFFLIAALITFTTITRMVEEARSEIGTFKAFGYTKWEISKNYYYYAISAGVIGAILGAVIGNESLPRIVLALYKQYIALDWVVGLQWWVILIALVFSLLATLGAAVIVIRKELVEGPAALMRPKSPKSAKKILLERIKPLWNHLSFNRKVSYRNLFRFKSRMFMTIIGIAGGTALILTGFGIQNSIGASGNRQYSEIFDYQAVVKLNDDANQTKVKNILQQDKQYKNSTAINSTTAKLKANGQQVNDVNVYTPNSLQQFKKYVHLKNNLQKQGVILSKKTAQLLNVKKGDQLRVTLTGGKKVSLKVGSITDNFIGHFLYLSPQVYQNKLGKVATSNTLLLHLSSQTSAQRKHLANRLLDSGEVMGTSYTHDVLDTVSKMSSSLKPIILIFVLLSGTLSFVVLYNLTNINVSERIRELSTIKVLGFYNNEVTMYIVRENIILTIFGIIVGYGVGNLLTAYILHQAATEQVIFPLTISWFGYLVATLLMIIFTAIVMLVTHNKLKHIDMIGALKSNE; this is encoded by the coding sequence ATGAGTCCTCTAACGAGAAATATGTGGCGTGATATTCGTAAATCCAAAGGACGTTTTATTGCCATCATTTTAATTATTATGTTGGGTGTTTTAATTTTTGTTGGTGTAAAAGCTGCCGGTCCTAGTTTGAATGATTCACTGAATAAAACGGTAGCTGATAAAAATTTGTCAGATATCCAAGTTATTTCGACCACGGGATTTTCAGAAACGGATTTGAAACTGGCTCGAAAAGTCCCAGGGGCCCAAGTTGAAGCCACTAAAATGAAATACGTTATCGGTGGTAAAAGTAAAGTCGCGGTAGCTTTGTATGGCTATGATGACGATGCTAAGCAAAATCAATTGATTATGCGTAGTGGGCGTTTGCCCCAGAAAGCTAATGAGGTTGTTTTAGATAAGAATGCTAAATCGAAATATAGTTATAAAATAGGGCAAACTTTTAAATTTGCTAATGATTCAGGTTTGAAACAGAAAAACTATAAAATTGTCGGGTTTGCTGATTCACCACAATTTATTGATAATCAGTCACGTGGTGCAACTAATATTGCCGATGGGCAAGTACAATTATTTGCTTACATTCCTCAATCACAATTGGACATGTCGGTCGCTACAATGCTGAATTTACACTTCAACTCTTTGAAGGATAAAAATACCTTCAGTGACAGCTATAAAGATAGTGTCGATAAAAAATTATCAATTTTAAAGCGAAAGTTTAAGGACCGTGACTATCAACGGACAACTGAAGTTACAGCTGACTATTTAAAGCAATTTGATCAACAACAAGCTCAATTAGACCAATTGCGAGCAATCGATCCGCAAATGGCTAGTCAACAACAAGTTAAGTTAAATGAGGCACGTACTAAAGCCTTGAAAAAAGCTAAGACGACTTATACATGGCAAACGAGGGAAGATTTACCAGGCTTTTCAGCATATGGCGAAAGTTCAGATCGAATCGCTGCTATTGCCAATGTTTTCCCAGTCTTTTTCTTCTTAATTGCAGCGTTGATTACCTTTACGACAATAACTCGGATGGTGGAAGAAGCTAGAAGTGAGATTGGAACCTTCAAAGCCTTTGGTTATACTAAATGGGAAATTTCTAAGAATTATTATTACTACGCTATTTCTGCAGGTGTGATCGGGGCGATTTTAGGGGCAGTGATTGGTAATGAAAGTTTACCAAGAATTGTTTTGGCACTCTATAAGCAGTATATTGCGCTTGATTGGGTAGTTGGCTTGCAGTGGTGGGTGATTTTGATTGCCTTAGTCTTTTCATTGTTAGCAACACTTGGTGCCGCGGTCATCGTTATTCGTAAAGAATTAGTCGAAGGACCAGCCGCTTTGATGCGCCCTAAGTCACCGAAGTCAGCAAAGAAAATTTTGTTGGAACGGATCAAGCCACTTTGGAATCATTTGAGCTTTAATCGGAAAGTTAGTTATCGGAATTTGTTTAGATTTAAGTCACGGATGTTTATGACCATTATCGGGATTGCTGGTGGGACAGCCTTGATTTTGACAGGTTTTGGAATACAAAATTCTATTGGTGCCAGTGGTAATCGCCAGTATAGTGAGATTTTTGATTACCAAGCAGTGGTTAAACTAAATGATGATGCTAACCAAACTAAAGTAAAAAATATTTTGCAACAAGATAAGCAATATAAAAATAGTACGGCGATTAACTCTACGACGGCCAAGTTGAAGGCCAATGGTCAACAAGTTAATGACGTTAATGTTTATACGCCAAACTCGTTGCAGCAGTTTAAGAAATATGTTCATTTAAAAAATAATTTACAAAAACAAGGCGTAATTTTATCTAAGAAGACGGCTCAATTGTTAAATGTTAAAAAGGGCGATCAATTGAGAGTGACCCTGACTGGTGGTAAAAAAGTCAGTCTTAAAGTCGGATCTATAACTGATAACTTTATTGGACATTTCTTGTACTTGAGTCCGCAAGTCTACCAAAATAAATTGGGGAAGGTTGCCACCAGCAATACATTATTGTTGCATTTAAGTTCACAAACTAGCGCCCAAAGAAAACATTTAGCTAATAGGTTATTGGATTCTGGTGAAGTCATGGGAACGAGTTACACCCACGATGTTCTGGACACTGTTTCAAAAATGTCATCTTCATTGAAACCAATTATTTTGATTTTTGTCTTGCTATCAGGAACTTTATCCTTTGTTGTCTTGTACAATTTGACTAATATCAACGTTTCTGAACGAATTCGTGAACTTTCAACGATAAAAGTTTTAGGCTTTTATAATAATGAAGTGACGATGTATATTGTTCGGGAAAATATTATTTTGACAATTTTCGGTATCATTGTCGGGTACGGAGTTGGTAATTTATTGACAGCCTATATCTTGCATCAGGCCGCGACCGAACAAGTTATTTTTCCACTAACTATTAGCTGGTTTGGTTATTTAGTTGCCACTTTATTGATGATAATTTTCACAGCTATTGTTATGCTAGTTACGCACAATAAATTGAAACATATTGATATGATCGGTGCGTTAAAATCTAATGAATGA
- a CDS encoding SDR family oxidoreductase, translating to MIKDKVVVITGASSGIGEATAKMLAKNGAKVVLGARRENRLQAIVDDIKQAGGQAVYKATDVRDAKEVADLVALAKTEFGGLDVIFNNAGIMPSSPISALHTKEWNDMIDINIKGVLNGVAAVMPDFVKNKQGHIITTSSVAGIKSFTGAGVYGATKYAVRNLMEVIRMESAQEGTNIRTTTLYPAAINTELLHTITDKDTKKNMDAFYQQVGISPEAIARVVNFAIDQPEEVNVNEFTIYPTKQM from the coding sequence ATGATTAAAGATAAAGTCGTAGTAATCACTGGTGCATCAAGTGGTATCGGTGAAGCAACTGCCAAAATGTTGGCTAAAAATGGAGCCAAAGTTGTGTTAGGCGCCCGCCGTGAAAATCGTTTGCAAGCAATTGTTGACGATATTAAACAAGCTGGTGGACAAGCAGTTTACAAAGCAACCGATGTCAGGGATGCTAAAGAAGTCGCCGATTTAGTGGCACTCGCTAAAACAGAATTTGGTGGATTGGATGTAATTTTTAATAATGCAGGAATTATGCCAAGTTCTCCGATCAGTGCTTTACATACAAAAGAATGGAATGACATGATCGACATTAATATAAAAGGCGTTTTGAATGGAGTAGCGGCTGTCATGCCAGACTTTGTAAAAAATAAACAAGGTCACATAATTACAACCTCATCAGTGGCTGGAATCAAGAGCTTCACCGGTGCTGGGGTATACGGAGCAACTAAATATGCTGTCCGTAATTTGATGGAAGTCATTCGCATGGAAAGTGCTCAAGAAGGAACCAATATTCGTACAACAACACTTTATCCAGCAGCAATCAATACCGAACTTTTGCATACAATTACAGATAAAGATACTAAGAAAAATATGGATGCCTTTTACCAACAAGTTGGCATTTCACCAGAAGCTATTGCTCGAGTAGTAAACTTTGCGATTGACCAACCAGAAGAAGTAAATGTTAATGAATTTACAATTTACCCAACAAAGCAAATGTAG
- a CDS encoding SDR family oxidoreductase — translation MSLENDKVLVIGGTSGFGKEVAIMAKHKKADVYAIGRDQERVNELRYDENIQGSSLDAQDEKQLEHFFEKYGSFDHIVSMLGGAMGGGFLNSSVADIRKAVEDKFFANLQLVQVASKHLRNNGSIILTSGSGGHPYDASGAIIGNQAINTMVQGVAVELAPNHRINAVSPTWTPTGLWRDMNSKQLAKQKTNVAENVPLGRVAEIGEVASAYIYLMENDFITGQILKVDGGVDL, via the coding sequence ATGAGTTTAGAGAATGACAAAGTTCTAGTCATCGGTGGAACATCTGGCTTTGGCAAGGAAGTTGCGATTATGGCAAAACATAAGAAAGCAGATGTCTATGCTATCGGCCGTGATCAAGAACGTGTGAATGAATTAAGATATGATGAAAATATTCAAGGTAGTTCATTAGATGCACAAGATGAAAAACAGTTAGAACACTTCTTTGAAAAATATGGTTCCTTTGATCACATTGTTTCTATGTTAGGTGGTGCCATGGGCGGAGGCTTTTTGAATAGCTCAGTCGCTGATATTCGGAAAGCGGTTGAAGATAAATTTTTTGCTAATTTACAGCTAGTTCAAGTTGCCAGCAAACACTTGCGTAATAATGGTTCAATTATTTTAACCTCAGGTTCCGGCGGCCATCCATATGATGCTTCAGGAGCAATTATTGGTAATCAGGCAATCAATACGATGGTACAAGGAGTAGCAGTTGAGTTAGCTCCCAACCATCGAATCAATGCCGTTTCACCAACATGGACACCAACAGGCTTGTGGCGCGATATGAATTCTAAACAGTTGGCAAAACAAAAGACCAATGTTGCGGAAAATGTGCCCTTGGGCCGTGTCGCAGAAATTGGTGAAGTAGCTTCAGCCTACATATACTTGATGGAAAATGACTTCATTACGGGTCAAATTTTAAAAGTAGATGGTGGCGTGGATTTGTAA
- a CDS encoding carboxymuconolactone decarboxylase family protein, with amino-acid sequence MAKQTAGHDLLGDFAPQFAELNDDVLFGEVWSKESELSAHDRSLITIASIISAGNTEQLDAHLKIGKKNGITKEEIVAEITHLSFYAGWPKAWSAFNRAKEIWKDEK; translated from the coding sequence ATGGCAAAACAAACAGCAGGACATGACCTATTAGGAGATTTTGCTCCACAATTTGCAGAATTAAATGATGATGTACTTTTCGGAGAAGTTTGGAGTAAAGAATCCGAACTCTCAGCACATGATCGTTCACTCATCACGATTGCAAGTATTATCTCAGCAGGAAACACCGAGCAACTTGATGCTCATTTAAAGATTGGTAAGAAAAACGGTATTACTAAAGAAGAAATTGTAGCAGAAATTACACATTTATCATTTTACGCAGGATGGCCTAAGGCATGGTCGGCATTTAATCGTGCAAAAGAAATTTGGAAGGATGAAAAATAA